Part of the Caulifigura coniformis genome, CGAAAATCGGCCCGATCGTGAAACTCCCCGGCAACTCGCTCCCCGGCGGGTCGAAGCCTCCCGTCATCAAGCCCTTCCCCGGCGGCAAGCCTCCGGTGATTGATCCGGGCAACGGCGGCGGCAAGCCCCCGAAGAAGCCTCCGATCTTTAATCCCTTCCCCGGCGGCAAACCCCCAGTCCTCGACCCCGGCAACGGTGGCGGGAAGCCTCCGAAGAAGCCCCCGATCTTCGATCCCTTCCCGGGCGGGAAACCCCCGATCCTGGATCCCGGCAACGGCGGTAAGCCCCCCGGCGGCGGAAACGGCGGTGGCGGAAACGGTGGCGGCGGAAATGGTGGCGGTGGAAATGGTGGCGGTGGGAACGGAAACGGCGGCGGACATGGCCACGGAAATGGACATGGCCACGGCCATCACCACGGACATCACCATCACCACCACGGACACTGGTGGTGGCCTCACTACACCCTCGGCTGGTATTGCCCTCCGGTCTACACGCAGCCCTACTGCGGCACGGTGTTCCTGAATGGAAGCTGGACCTACGTCGATCAGCCGGTCGCCATCGAACAGATCAGCCTCGTCCAGGCGGGAGAGACGCTCCCTGAGATTCCGTCCAACGCGACGTTCAGGATGCAGGTTCCCGGACTCGGCCCGACAAAAGGGATGGTCGCCGTCGAAATCAATGGCGTCGGCATGCAGGCCGAGGTGCTGGAATGGAATGCGGATTCGGTCATCGTCAGGTTGCCGTCCGTCGGCCTCACCCAGCCGCAGCTGTCCCAGCTGTACGTCCTGCAGTCGGACGGAGCGATGGCGAAGAACTTGAAGTTCCGGATGCTGCCCGCCATCGAAACGCCGCTGGCATCGACGAACTGAGAGCAGACAATTCGAGCGGCGACTCCACGCGGTTCAGCAATGAGCCGCGTGGTTTTATGCGCGCCGGCATTGAGTGAGCGGCAAGGCGCTAGCCGCCGGTCGGGCATCCCGCCGGGCGCCGGTTCATGTGTCTCGCCCCTTCCGATCCTGCGCCTCGTTGATATAGAGAACCACGTTCGCCAGATCGTCGTCTCGGTCAATGAACTCGATGTCGCCTCCCTTGGCCCAGATCGACTCCGCTTCGATCGCATCCGGCAGCTGTCTCAAGACTCGAGTCGCATTGGCTTTGAACTGATCACGGACGATCTTCGGATTGGCCTGGGCTGTGACAGCGATATGGACATGATTGGACCGAACAGAGATGGCGTGCATTGCCCAGCATCGAATCTCGGCATGTCGCCGACAGACTTCCTCAACTCTCCGACGTTGTGAGGAAATCAGAACGATCGGCTGTCCCTTGAGGCGTTCGCGGCACCAGGCGGCGAGCGATGGTTGTGCTGGTTGTTCTCCTGCCCGCGCTTTTCGCCAGCCACGGATGTCGCCCGGCAACCAGGTGCCATGGGTCGTCCAGGTGATGAAGTAGGCGAGCGGGTAGTCGGACATGGAAGCACAGTTTGCAGGTGTCGTCGACCGGCGGCTAGCGCCTTGCCGCTCACGGGGCATGCCGCGTTGGCTAGCGCCGACCGCTCACGGCTGCAATCGGGACGCTGGTGTTCGCTGCCGTCAATCTTCGTAGAGCGCGGCATAGAACCCGCAGCATCCGAACAGATTGAGGCCTGCGATGAACGCGCCAATGAACCCCAGAATCCGGTGTGTCGTCCTTGCAAACGCATAACAGCCGAGAACGAGTGCGATGCCTGAAAGGCAGACTCCGGCCAGCGTGGCTTGCAGCACATAGTCAGCGAGAGGGCCAACCCAGGTCACGCTGGGCCGGCGGTTCGTTCGATCGGAGCGGGCATGAAACGCCACGATGACGAGCAGCAACGTCGAAAGACCAGCGATCAGGAGCGATGCCGCCGATGTCCGCCCTTCGTTGACGAGATCAAGCGGCGGTGATGGCTCCGTTGGAGGTTGCCTCCAGACGACGTGCCGTCGTACGCGAACAGGGAGAATCGCCCGCATGAGGCCACTCACGAAAGCGAGCAAGGTTGTCGTGAGGATGGGAATGCATGCGAGGAACCACCAGGGATGGTCGGACTGAATCGATGAGATGGCCGGAGGCAGAAGAGGCGCCTCGCCACGGCGTACTCGGGCCACATCGACCGCGGGCAGGAAAAGTGCGGCCTGCAGGGAGATGATCGCGTTGACGACCAGTAGGGACGCAATTGAGACACGAAATCGCCGCGGAGGGGCTGTCTGCTCGGACATGCAATCTCCCGTTGCAGAGGTAATACGTCCACAACTCAATCAGCGTTTGAAGCGCGAAGTCGAGCGCTGGTAACCCTTGGACCGGCGGCTAGCGCCGACCGCTCACGGCCGCCGCCCACTCCTTCAGCGCCTCCCGCTGAATTTTCACGTTGTGCCGCGTGTCCACCGGTAGCGACCGGTGGAACATCACCTCGCGGATGCACGACGTCAGCGGTGACCCGGCTCCCAGCCGCAGAAGTTCGTCGCGAAACGCCGCGACGGCCGCGGGCGTCTCCGGAAACTTCCCCGCCTCCGGTTCAATGACGATCACCGGCGCTTCATCGCTCACATCCCCGATCCCCACCAGCGCGGCCCGGTAAACATGCGGATGCGTTTCGAAGATCGCTTCGCAGCAGACGGAGTACATCGAGCCCAAACGCGTGTGGACGATGTGCGCCTTCCGCCCGCAGAACCACAGCAGGCCCTCGCCATCGATGTAGCCGACGTCTCCGATGCGATGCCACACGCTCGGGCGGTCATCTCCGGGGAATGAACGCGGATCGGCGATCTTCGCGACGGCCGTCGCCTCGGGCCGTCGAAAGTACTCGCGCGTGACGGAACGTCCGCGAACGATGATCTCGCCAATCTCCCCGGGACCGCAGGCCTCCGCAACGTCGAGCGCCGCGACGGGACCGTCGGTGATCCGAATGATGCGGATCTCGATCTCAGGGAACGGCCGGCCGACGCACGTTCCGGCCCCCTTACGCGTGCGTGCCGCGGTTGAGGACAGAACTTCGCGTCCCCCGATCGAGGCAGCGGGCAGGCTCTCCGTCGCCCCGTAGGGAGTAAACAGGTCGGCATTCGGCCCGTTGAGCACACGTGCCATTCGCTCGAGAACATGGTTCGGCACAGGTCCGCCGGCGGAGAGCGCGCGGCGGATCGTTGGCAGCGTGATGCGATGTTCGTCGCAGTAGCGACCCACACGGTTCCAGAACGCCGGCGAACCGAACGCCTGCGTGACGCCATGCCGCTCGATAGCTCGCAGGATCTTCACCGGATCGACCTGGGCCGGCCTGGTTGGATTCATGTCGGGGACGACCGTGGTCACACCCATCGCCGCGTTGAACAGGCCGAAGAGAGGAAACCCGGGCAGGTCGACTTCCCCCGGTTCGATGCCGTACTGCCGCTGGATCAACTCGACCTGGGCGCCGAACATGCCGTGCTCGTAGGCCACCCCCTTCGGCGGGCCGGTGCTGCCGCTGGTGAAAATGACCGCTGCGGGATCACTGCCGGCAACGCTGACCGGCTTCGGAGGGTGAACGCCTCCGAGTTTGAGGATGTCGCCATACGTGGGGCCGAAACCGGGGATCCGCATACCGACGGTCACGTTGAGCCGTGCGGAGCGAAAGACCTTCTCCCGCCGCTTCCACCAGCGGATCAGCTGCACGACCGGAATCGCCACGAAGCCTTCCGGCTCAACCTCCTCCAGACACCGGAAGATGTTCGTCCGGCCCATCCCCGGGTCGATCAGGATGACAATCGCACCCGCCCGGAAGAGCGCGAACGTCAGCGCAATGAACTCGATCCCGGGCCGCACCATCAGGACGATTCGCCGGCCGGGTGTGAGTCCCAGCGACTGCAAACCCGCGACGAGCTGGTCCACCTCGCGATCCAGCTCGGCGAATGTTCGGCGGTTTTCACGTTGGTCGATGACGGCCGCCCGCTCCGGCCAGGCAACGGCCGACTCCCGCAACCGATCCGCAATGTTGCCGCTCATCGCCGGACCTCAAACCTGTTTGAACCACCAGGGCCCAAAGACACCGGGGATCGGCCACGACCCGTTGATGTTTGCGAGGCTTCAGTCCTGATCCCGCGTTCGTGACTCCAGCGAGAACTGAAGCAAAGTCCTTCGTCCCTTTGTGTCCTGGTGGTTCCCTTCTCTTCCCTTTGCGGGAGCGATGACGCGCGACCGAACCCGCGGCAGGCTAGATTAGCGGTCCCGGTCTGAACGCTGTCCTCCACCAGAAAACTGCTCATGAACAAAGTGCTCATTATCGTCGGCGATGCCACCGAAACCGTCGACACGCTCTATCCGATCTTTCGTCTGCAGGAGGATGGCTTTCAGCCGGTCGTCGCGGCGCCCGAGAAACGCACGTACCAGATGGTGATGCACCAGGTTCGCCCGGGCTGGACGATCACGAAGGAGTGGGAAGGCTACACGATCGACGCCGACATCGCCTTCAAGGACATCCGCGAAGAGGAATACGTCGGCATCTTCTTCAGTGGAGGCCGCGCCCCGGAGTACATCCGCGAAGACAAAGACCTGATCCGCATCACGCAGCATTTCTTCGACACGAACAAGCCGATCGCGAGCGTCTGTCACGGCGTCGAGATTCCCGCCCGGGCGGACCGGGTTCGCGGGCGGAAGATGGCCACCGTCGCCAAGTGCAAATTCGAACTGGAGATCTGCGGCGGGACGTATGTCAACGAGCCCTGCGTGATTGACGGCAATCTCGTGAGCGGCCGGACCTATCACGACCACGGCAGCTACATCGGGCCGTGGATCAAGATGCTGATTGCGGCGCGGGAGAAAGCGAAGAAATAGCCGGCTACGACTCTTGATGGCTGGCGGTTATTCCTGAACACGAAGTCCGGCGGCCTTTGCCTTGTCGGCTTCCCGGGCGGAGTTGGCCAGACCGACGATGTCTTCGGTCTGGCCAGCGGCGGAAACTCTTCGCTTTTCTCGCTCATCCACGATGACGGAGCCGCGTTCCGCGGCGACGCGGAAAGTCTCTGGTGAAACTGGCCGGTTGACCTCGACCAGCCGCGGCGCCACGACTTGCACTGAACGCACCCCGCCGTCGCGGAATGAGAGGCGGCCACTGACCAGCGGGAACGGAATGCCTTCAGGTGACACATAGCGGCCAGCCTGGATCGTCAGGGTCTCGAATCCGGGTGACGATGCCTGCATCGATCGCATGATCCCGTCTTCACGGGAGAATTCGTAGACGACATCCGTCGTGTCTTCCCGCCATTTCAAGACGATATGCCCGGTGTCGTCGGTAGCGGCATGCATCACCACCTTGAAAGCGGTCTCGGGAGATTTGATCCCCAGTTCGTGTGAAAACGTGCTGAGTCCCAGCGAAGCGATCGTCGACCGATGAGGTTCCCAGATGTTCGCCTGGATGCGCCCTTCACTCGAAACAAACCAGACGGTCGCTCGTTCGTCCGTGACGAAGTTGTCGGTCTTGGAGAATTCCGCCGTGCGGGGACCGTCCCGGTAGAACTCGACCGACCGCACTCCCCGCGCGGGGTCACCCTGTCGCAACAGCGATCGATACAATGTGGCCCGGTCCCGCTCCATTCCGGAAGTCGCGGCATACTGAAAGAAGGTCCTGCGGAATTCCTCGAGAGTCAGCGGCGCCGCAGATGAACTCGAGAGGCTCAGGTGGTCTGCGATGATGTGTATGCTCGACACTGCCTTGGCGCGGGCGGCCATCAGTTCGACCACCTCTTTCACGAGGCGCGTGTCTGCCGCTTCCTGAGCGAAGGAGCGTTGTGACGCCAGCAACAGAAATAGGGCGGCGAAGAGAATGTGGATGTGAAACATGAGCCCTCCGGAAACATCATCGCCCGGGGGCTCGGCAATGGCCAGCGAGAGGAAGCGGTCCTCGACCACTCACAAAAAACAAAGCACCCCGGTGCCTTGCGGCAGCCGGGGTGCTCAGGGTCACCCTTGAAGAGCCCATCAGACCCGAAGGCCACGGACTCCGAACGGGCAACGTTGTTTCAGGCGGCTTTCCGGTTCACGCTGGCGGTCGTCTTGGCGGCCAGCAGGTGGGCGGTCAGTTTTTCGCGGCTGCTCGAGCGGATCATCGCGTCCTTGCGGGCGCTGCCGAGCCAGTAGCTCAGCGACGTCAGCCCGACGGCAAACACCAGCGTTCCGAGGCAGGCCAGTTGCACGACCTGGTCATCGGTCAGGGAGTTGAGCATCGCGGCGTCTCCGTCACTTCCGGGGGATGCTGTTTGGTTCGGCAACCGCGCGGTCGTCGCTGAAGCGGGAATTGCCGATGGCGTTGCAGCCCCTACAGAGCGAACGGGCGATGTCCGTTTGCGCCGGTCCCGCCGGTGGAATCGTCGGGCAGCGAACTGCCGCGGCGGTCAGAGCTTTTCGAATCGCGAATACGCCTCGTCCCACCGGGCGGCGTTCTTCGGTTCGAACGTCTTCAGCTCGCTCGATTCGCGGACCACGGTCCGCAGGTCGGCCAGCGTTCCAATTTCCCCGGCCGCCCGGGCCTGCAGCAGCACGTTCCCCAGGGCCGTCCCTTCCGTCGGGCCCGCGATCACCGGAATGCCGCAGGCGTCCGCCGTGAACTGGTTCAGCAGGTCGTTCTTCGATCCGCCGCCGACGACGTGCAGCACTTCCACCTTTTCGTTGGTGAGCGATTCGATGCCCCGCAGGACCTGGCGATACTTGAGCGCCAGGCTCTCCAGCGCGCAGCGGATCAGCCGGCCTTCGCTGTCGGGGACCGGCTGCTTGCGCGAGCGGCAGTAATCCTGCAGCGCCGTCGACATGTCGCCAGGGCTGAGGAACGTCGGGTCGTTCGGGTCGACCAGCGACCGGAACGGCTCGGCCTCGGAGGCCAGCTTCGTGAGGACGCCGTAATCGAGCGGATTCCCGCGGCGCTCGAACGACCGCCGGCACTCCTGCACGATCCACAGGCCCATCACGTTCTTCAGCAGCCGGTAAGTTCCGTCGACGCCGCCTTCATTGGTAACGTTGAGCGCTAGGGCCTTCTCCGTAAGCACGGCCTGCTGCACCTCGACGCCGATCAGCGACCATGTTCCCGAGCTGATATAGGCCCAGTTCGCCTTCCCCGTATTACCAGTCGGAACGGCGGCGACGGCCGCGGCTGTGTCGTGCGTGGCCGGGGCGACAATCGGCACGCGCGACAGTCCCGTCCGCTGGGCCACCTCTTCCCGAAGGATTCCCAGGTTCGTCCCCGGAGCAACGATCTGCGGGAAGATGTTCGTCGGGATCTCGAACCGACGCAGGAGGTCGGTCGCCCACGTCCGTTCGGTTGCGTTGAGAAACTGCGTCGTCGTCGCGTTCGTAAATTCCACCACGCGGCTTCCGCACAGCAGCCAGTGGAAGAAGTCGGGCATCATCAGGAAGCGGTCGGCCTGAGCCAGCAGTGAAGGGTCTTTGAGCTGCATCGCGATCAGCTGATACAGCGTGTTGATCTCCATGAACTGCAGGCCCGTCGTCGCGAAGATCTCGCGCTTCGGAACGCGCGTGAACGCGCTGTCCATCAACCCTTTCGTGCGTGGATCGCGGTAGTTGTACGGCTGGCCGAGGATCTCGTTGTTCTTGTTCAGCAGGACATAATCGACGCCCCACGTGTCGACGCCGATCGAAGCCACGTCCGGGCCATCCTGCTGGGCGGCCTTTGCGAGGCCATCCAGGATGTCGGTCCAGATCCGCAGCACATCCCACCGCCGCGTGCCGGCGACCGGGACGAGGTTGTTGGAAAAGCGGTGCACGTCGTCCAGGCGCACCCGACGTCCGTCAAACTTTCCGCTGATCACCCGGCCTGATTCGGCGCCAAGGTCGACTGCGAGAAACACACGATCCGCCATCGGAGCGCTCCGGCTGCGTGGAAATGCATCAAGGAACGTGCAGGATGCGGTGATCGCTGCGGGCGTTCAAGCGACCACGCCGGACATTGCGGCCCACGATGCGGATGCCCCCGAACCCGCGCCGAAAAACAGGAACAAAACGTCGCTGCCTGAGAGCAGGATGTGGCTTACGACGGGTGGAGCAGCGGCGCGCTCACTTCCAGCAGGTCCACCGCCGGCCGCCGGTTGCAGAAAATCGTCGCCAGCCGCCCGTACGTCTCCGTCCCCCGTTCGCAGCCGAAGATGTCCGCCAGCTCCGGCCCGACCTTGATCCGCAGGATCGCCCCCAGATCGATGTGCCGAAGCACGTTGTGATCGATCAGCACCTGCCCGAGCGGAGTGTGCTCGGCGACGATCTCCTCACGCACCTCGACCGTCACAAACTCGAAATTGAACCGGATGGCGCCGAACTGCACCGCCCGTTCCCCCGCGAACCGGCCTCCCGCACGCCCCGACGTCCGGCCGATCGTCGTCGCCGGCACTGTCAGCACGCTCGTCCGGAAATAGCCCGAATCTTCGAGATGCCGGTCGACCACATGCACCTTCACCGGATGCCCATGGAAGCCTTCCATGGCCAGCGTCATGTGGTGATCGTGGACGAGAAGCTGACGGTAGGGCTCCGGAGTCAGCGACGCGGGAACGTGTTCCACCTCGTCAAAAAGAAGCTCGGGCGATTTATGAATCGCCACCAGTCGGCCGAGTTCATCCAGCGGATTCACAGTTCACGCCTCCTCTCCCGTACAATGCCGCTACGGTATCGTTTCGCGGTGAGGATGACAGGTCACGCGATTGAATTCGGGCACATCGTCTATGCCGATTGGAACTGATTTCGACGTCGACAGCGTCGGCTCGCGGCGGAAGTTCCTGCGTCGTCTTACGGCCGCGGGTCTGGCCGCGTCGCTTCCCGCTGGCCCGCTGCTCGGCGCCCCCGTCGATCCCGAGCAACGGCTTGTCGACGGCGCCATCACCCGGGCGCTCGAGTTTCTCGCCCAGGCGCAGCTCCCCGCCGGCTCATGGCGACTCGATGGCTACGGCGAAGACACGTCGGGAACATCGCTGGCTGTCATGGCGTTTCTCGCTGCCGGTCACGTTCCGAACGAAGGCCCGTATGGCCTCCACATCACGCGCGGCATCCGCTGGGTCTGTTCCCACCAGGAAGCCAACGGCATGCTCGTCCATCGCCGAAGCCACGGGCCGATGTACAGCCATGGCATCAGCACGCTGATGCTCGCGGAGGCCGTCGGCATGGTCGGCGAGGACGACGCCGCGCTCGTCCGACGGGCGCTGGAACGCGGGATCCATCTCATTATCCAGGCCCAGGCCGTCAAGAAAGACATCCGCCACGCCGGCGGCTGGCGCTACCAGGTCGACAGCCGCGACAGCGACCTTTCGGTCACAGGCTGGCAGGTCCTTTCTCTCCGTGCTGCGAAGGACGCCGGCTGCGACGTGCCGGCCGAGTGCATCG contains:
- a CDS encoding transposase translates to MSDYPLAYFITWTTHGTWLPGDIRGWRKARAGEQPAQPSLAAWCRERLKGQPIVLISSQRRRVEEVCRRHAEIRCWAMHAISVRSNHVHIAVTAQANPKIVRDQFKANATRVLRQLPDAIEAESIWAKGGDIEFIDRDDDLANVVLYINEAQDRKGRDT
- a CDS encoding fatty acid CoA ligase family protein, with amino-acid sequence MSGNIADRLRESAVAWPERAAVIDQRENRRTFAELDREVDQLVAGLQSLGLTPGRRIVLMVRPGIEFIALTFALFRAGAIVILIDPGMGRTNIFRCLEEVEPEGFVAIPVVQLIRWWKRREKVFRSARLNVTVGMRIPGFGPTYGDILKLGGVHPPKPVSVAGSDPAAVIFTSGSTGPPKGVAYEHGMFGAQVELIQRQYGIEPGEVDLPGFPLFGLFNAAMGVTTVVPDMNPTRPAQVDPVKILRAIERHGVTQAFGSPAFWNRVGRYCDEHRITLPTIRRALSAGGPVPNHVLERMARVLNGPNADLFTPYGATESLPAASIGGREVLSSTAARTRKGAGTCVGRPFPEIEIRIIRITDGPVAALDVAEACGPGEIGEIIVRGRSVTREYFRRPEATAVAKIADPRSFPGDDRPSVWHRIGDVGYIDGEGLLWFCGRKAHIVHTRLGSMYSVCCEAIFETHPHVYRAALVGIGDVSDEAPVIVIEPEAGKFPETPAAVAAFRDELLRLGAGSPLTSCIREVMFHRSLPVDTRHNVKIQREALKEWAAAVSGRR
- a CDS encoding DJ-1/PfpI family protein — encoded protein: MNKVLIIVGDATETVDTLYPIFRLQEDGFQPVVAAPEKRTYQMVMHQVRPGWTITKEWEGYTIDADIAFKDIREEEYVGIFFSGGRAPEYIREDKDLIRITQHFFDTNKPIASVCHGVEIPARADRVRGRKMATVAKCKFELEICGGTYVNEPCVIDGNLVSGRTYHDHGSYIGPWIKMLIAAREKAKK
- the rhaB gene encoding rhamnulokinase, which gives rise to MADRVFLAVDLGAESGRVISGKFDGRRVRLDDVHRFSNNLVPVAGTRRWDVLRIWTDILDGLAKAAQQDGPDVASIGVDTWGVDYVLLNKNNEILGQPYNYRDPRTKGLMDSAFTRVPKREIFATTGLQFMEINTLYQLIAMQLKDPSLLAQADRFLMMPDFFHWLLCGSRVVEFTNATTTQFLNATERTWATDLLRRFEIPTNIFPQIVAPGTNLGILREEVAQRTGLSRVPIVAPATHDTAAAVAAVPTGNTGKANWAYISSGTWSLIGVEVQQAVLTEKALALNVTNEGGVDGTYRLLKNVMGLWIVQECRRSFERRGNPLDYGVLTKLASEAEPFRSLVDPNDPTFLSPGDMSTALQDYCRSRKQPVPDSEGRLIRCALESLALKYRQVLRGIESLTNEKVEVLHVVGGGSKNDLLNQFTADACGIPVIAGPTEGTALGNVLLQARAAGEIGTLADLRTVVRESSELKTFEPKNAARWDEAYSRFEKL
- a CDS encoding prenyltransferase/squalene oxidase repeat-containing protein, translated to MPIGTDFDVDSVGSRRKFLRRLTAAGLAASLPAGPLLGAPVDPEQRLVDGAITRALEFLAQAQLPAGSWRLDGYGEDTSGTSLAVMAFLAAGHVPNEGPYGLHITRGIRWVCSHQEANGMLVHRRSHGPMYSHGISTLMLAEAVGMVGEDDAALVRRALERGIHLIIQAQAVKKDIRHAGGWRYQVDSRDSDLSVTGWQVLSLRAAKDAGCDVPAECIDAAIAYVKRCSVRGNRGFGYEPGHGQTPVLTGTGITCLEVCGEHEAVETVGGADWLLNNPLRHDANYFYYGAYYTGVGMAKLGGQYAQRTRNQLRELLLTAQQNDGSWMPRHGSEHGAGKVYATSLAVLALTVEYHYLPIYQR